In Patescibacteria group bacterium, the following are encoded in one genomic region:
- the uvrB gene encoding excinuclease ABC subunit UvrB has translation MGIFQLKNHFSPSGDQPAAISLLSAGLRGQPKSQQTLLGITGSGKTFTMANVIANYGKPTLILCHNKTLAAQLYGEFKEFFPDNAVHYFVSYFDYYQPEAYIARSDTYIEKDSAINEEIDRLRHAATSSLLSRKDVIIIASVSCIYGIGSIEDYAGMTIKLRVGDMRKRDKLLRQLNDIQYQRNDISFERGTFRVRGDSLDIFPVAEDCAYKIEFFGDDIDSIKRIDYLTGEVVAQIQELDVFPAKHYVTPRDQVNRAIERIKLEAKERINWFKSNAKLIEAQRLESRINYDIEILEQTGYVKGIENYSRYLTNREPGEQPATLMDYFPDDFLMMIDESHMSIPQVGGMYSGDRARKENLVEHGFRLPSALDNRPLNFSEFERHISKVIYVSATPGDYELSKSDSIAEQIIRPTGLLDPKLEVRPSEHQVDDLIAEIRKRVAKHQRVLVTTLTKRMSEDLTDYLVELGIKVQYLHSGVDTLDRIDILRDLRAGVYDVLIGINLLREGLDLPEVSLVAIIDADKEGFLRSETSLIQTIGRAARHQEGTVILYADNMTGSMQRAIETTKNRRKLQEVYNKQNNITPTSIQKAIAESMRAETEAETVDVEAIDFYKVPKDELLYLEKQLTEQMEMAAANLQFEKAAELRDQIEEITDVVKSKKISK, from the coding sequence ATGGGTATATTTCAGCTTAAAAATCACTTTTCTCCTAGCGGTGATCAGCCTGCTGCTATTAGTTTGCTTTCGGCTGGGCTAAGAGGCCAGCCGAAAAGCCAGCAGACGCTTTTGGGCATCACTGGTAGTGGCAAGACTTTCACTATGGCAAATGTAATAGCTAATTATGGCAAGCCAACTCTGATACTTTGTCACAATAAGACTCTAGCCGCGCAGCTGTACGGTGAGTTCAAAGAATTTTTTCCAGATAATGCCGTACACTACTTTGTGAGCTACTTTGACTACTATCAGCCAGAGGCCTATATAGCCCGAAGTGATACCTATATAGAAAAAGATAGTGCTATCAATGAGGAGATAGATAGATTGCGCCATGCTGCAACATCGAGCTTACTTAGCCGAAAGGATGTAATTATAATAGCTTCAGTTAGCTGTATATATGGCATCGGTAGTATAGAGGATTACGCCGGGATGACCATTAAGCTAAGAGTTGGGGATATGCGCAAGCGAGATAAGCTACTCCGGCAGCTTAATGACATACAATATCAGCGCAATGATATCAGCTTTGAGAGAGGTACCTTTAGGGTCCGAGGTGATAGCTTGGATATATTCCCGGTGGCCGAGGACTGCGCCTACAAGATTGAATTCTTCGGTGATGATATCGATAGCATCAAGAGAATCGACTACCTAACAGGGGAGGTGGTTGCGCAGATTCAAGAGCTGGATGTATTTCCAGCAAAGCATTATGTAACTCCAAGAGATCAAGTTAATAGAGCGATAGAAAGAATCAAGTTGGAGGCTAAAGAGCGAATTAACTGGTTCAAAAGTAACGCAAAGCTTATTGAAGCCCAAAGGCTAGAGAGCAGGATAAACTACGATATCGAAATATTAGAGCAAACTGGCTATGTTAAGGGTATAGAGAACTATTCCCGGTATCTTACGAATCGTGAGCCTGGCGAGCAGCCAGCAACACTTATGGATTATTTCCCAGATGACTTCCTGATGATGATCGACGAAAGCCATATGTCTATACCGCAAGTCGGGGGTATGTATAGTGGGGACCGTGCGCGCAAGGAGAATCTCGTCGAACATGGGTTCCGTCTGCCGTCAGCTCTGGATAACAGACCACTTAATTTCTCTGAATTCGAGAGGCATATTAGCAAAGTAATATATGTCTCGGCTACACCAGGAGATTATGAACTATCCAAATCAGATTCTATAGCCGAACAGATTATCAGGCCTACGGGGCTGTTAGACCCAAAATTGGAGGTTAGGCCAAGCGAGCATCAGGTAGATGATTTAATAGCGGAGATACGAAAGCGAGTAGCTAAACACCAGCGCGTACTAGTGACTACTCTGACAAAACGCATGTCAGAGGACCTCACCGATTATCTTGTAGAGCTGGGCATAAAAGTCCAATACCTGCATTCTGGCGTAGACACTCTAGACCGAATCGACATATTAAGGGACCTCAGGGCTGGCGTATATGATGTACTAATTGGTATTAATTTGTTGCGCGAGGGGCTAGATTTACCCGAAGTTAGCCTGGTGGCAATCATTGACGCCGATAAGGAAGGGTTTTTGCGATCCGAGACATCGCTAATCCAGACGATCGGACGCGCCGCCAGGCACCAAGAAGGCACGGTAATTTTGTACGCCGACAACATGACTGGCAGTATGCAGCGTGCAATCGAAACTACCAAGAATCGTCGAAAGCTGCAGGAAGTATATAACAAACAAAACAATATTACTCCGACCTCAATCCAAAAGGCTATTGCAGAAAGTATGCGAGCCGAAACTGAGGCTGAAACAGTAGATGTCGAAGCGATTGATTTTTATAAGGTCCCCAAAGATGAATTGTTGTATTTAGAGAAACAGCTAACCGAGCAAATGGAGATGGCTGCCGCCAACTTACAGTTTGAAAAAGCCGCCGAACTACGCGACCAAATAGAAGAAATTACAGATGTGGTTAAAAGCAAGAAGATCAGCAAATGA